One genomic segment of Centropristis striata isolate RG_2023a ecotype Rhode Island chromosome 13, C.striata_1.0, whole genome shotgun sequence includes these proteins:
- the nkiras2 gene encoding NF-kappa-B inhibitor-interacting Ras-like protein 2 — protein sequence MGKSCKVVVCGQAAVGKTAVLEQLLYANHVAGSEPMETLEDIYIGSIETDRGTREQVRFYDTRGLRDGMEFPRHYYSFADGFVLVYSIDSKESFKRMEALKKDIDRQRDKKEVTIVVLGNKLDKQDERRVESNIAQNWAKNEKVRLWEVSVVDRRTLIEPFVYLASKMTQPQSKSTFPLSRNKNKGSGSTDS from the exons ATGGGCAAGAGCTGTAAGGTGGTTGTGTGTGGCCAGGCCGCAGTTGGTAAAACAGCTGTATTGGAGCAACTACTGTATGCCAATCATGTTGCAG GCTCAGAGCCCATGGAGACCCTGGAGGATATCTACATCGGCTCCATAGAAACTGACCGCGGCACACGAGAGCAGGTGCGCTTCTATGACACCCGCGGACTCAGAGATGGGATGGAGTTTCCTCGACATTACTACAGTTTTGCAGACGGCTTTGTACTCGTCTACAGCATTGACAGTAAAGAGTCCTTTAAGCGGATGGAGGCCCTCAAGAAGGACATCGACCGTCAAAGAGACAAGAAAGAG GTGACCATCGTGGTCCTGGGTAACAAGCTGGACAAGCAGGATGAAAGGAGAGTTGAATCTAACATAGCCCAGAACTGGGCCAAAAACGAGAAGGTGCGTCTGTGGGAGGTGTCGGTGGTGGACCGGCGCACACTGATCGAGCCGTTCGTCTACCTAGCGAGCAAAATGACCCAGCCACAGAGCAAGTCCACTTTCCCTCTCAGCCGCAATAAGAACAAGGGCAGTGGCTCTACAGACAGCTGA